The sequence CTGACAGGGGTAGGCATCTGCTTTGTCCGGAATATCCACCTTTTCCAGGAGCTTCATGGCCGCCTCTTCAGCTTCGACACGCGGCATCAATCGCACCATGCGGGGAGCCAGCATGATATTGTCCAGAACCGTCATGTGCGGGTAGAGGTTGAACTGCTGGAATACGAACCCTACTTCGGCCCGCAGTCTGGTCAGGTTGGTACGTGGATCGTTCACATCCATGCCGTCAACAAGGATGCGCCCTTTCTGTATTGGTTCAAGTCGGTTGATGCAGCGGATTAAGGTACTTTTACCCGATCCGGAGGGACCGCAGACCACAACAACTTCACCCTTTTTGATCTGCAAATCAATATGTTGGAGAACGTGATGCTCTCCGTACCATTTATCTACATTTTTGAAAGAAATCATGAAATTCGCCCCTTTATCCCGATTGGCATTCTAGCAATTGCAACAAGATCATCTAACAGATTCAGGAGGTTGGGGCAAGCTGTGCAATAATTACGCGTTCCTTGGTGATGGCTGGCGGGGTTTGTGTGTTTGACGATTTGGAACGCTGAATTTTGCGAAACAAGAAAAAAGTGACCAGAACAGTCAGGTGGAAAATGTGGGGGTACAGCATGGGTACAGAGCTAGGGAAAACACAAAAACAGCGAGTAAGGGGTCACCGCAAAATGCGATGCGAGGCGGGACATACGTAGGAATTGAGAAAGCCCGTATGTACGTTGACGGCAACTGGACGGCTGAAGGAAGCGTTTGCTTGCGGTCATTGGTTGGCTGGCCCTTGAAAAAAAACGATATTACAGGCTGTTCAAAAATGAGCCAGTGTAAGGCGCGAAAAAATATCAAGGCCGACGTTTGCTTCCTGTACGCGAATATCTGACGTCATTGAAGCAAGACAGCAGTCGAGCGTTTTTCAGCAGCATGTTCGGTGGAGGGGGTGCTATGGGGGTGGGGCGATTCGTTTTTCAGGAGAGGGGGGCGAAAAGGCAATTCGGCCATTGGAGCAGAACCGTCCGTGAGGCTTGGATCCGACTGTCTGCTAGTGCTCCGGTGGAAACATTTTTTTGAGTTCCAGGACCGTATCTTCATCTATGAAACCAAGGGCTAGGCATGTGCCGAGCAGGTCCAGCTTCATGGTTTGCATGGTGTGCGTCGCTTTTTCATGTTGTTCCAGCGTGATCAGGCCGGATGTGAGCATGTGGGCGGAGAGGGCTTCTTCCGAATTGGGCGCATTTTTGGAGACACGCCCTGGTCTCAACGGAGGCGCATCGTGCTGCGAACGGATGATTTGCTGGGTAAGGGTTTTGATCTCGCTGTTGATTTCATTTTGCTCACGCAAAAGCTCTTCGTATTGATTTATGAGCGTGGCATGAGCCTCCTTGTACCCCTGTCGCCGCTGATGGTGATCCTGGGTAATGGAGCTGCGCACGTAAAAAAAGGCCGCAAGGGAAAGAATGAAAAGGATAATGTAGATAATCATTATATAGAGGGACCGGATCCCGCTTCCTGCCGTTTGGCCTCAAGCTCTCTGCGGGATTCCTGAATGGTCAGTTGGAGGGCTTCGATTTTTTTCTTGAGCTTGTCGTTTTCCATTTCCAGGAAGTTTTTCATTTGAACGGTTCGGTCCGTGTGGGCTTGATGGTGGATCAGGAGCAGGACCACTTCCGTAAACAGAAATAAAAGCAACAACAGCAGATATGTTGTGTGTGACATTTACCGGAACCCTTTTTAAA is a genomic window of Paucidesulfovibrio gracilis DSM 16080 containing:
- a CDS encoding amino acid ABC transporter ATP-binding protein, with the translated sequence MISFKNVDKWYGEHHVLQHIDLQIKKGEVVVVCGPSGSGKSTLIRCINRLEPIQKGRILVDGMDVNDPRTNLTRLRAEVGFVFQQFNLYPHMTVLDNIMLAPRMVRLMPRVEAEEAAMKLLEKVDIPDKADAYPCQLSGGQQQRVAIARGLAMQPKIMLFDEPTSALDPEMINEVLDVMKQLALEGMTMVCVTHEMGFAREVADRVIFMDEGILIEENTPDEFFHNPQSDRTKDFLGKILSH